The window TTATCAAATCATATTTTAATTTTATAAGATCTTCTGATAAGTCTACTTTATATTTATGAGGATTTTCAAGTCTTTTTCTTTCTTCTGAAATCTTTTCTAAACTATCAAGATAGTATCTTTGAGATCCTAGCACATCAAATAATTTTTCATATTCATCTTTTACTATCTCTCCAGATTTTACATATTCTCTAGTTAATTTCTTAACTGAATATTCTCCAGATTTTAGATTACTAAATTTAAACTCATATTTTTCATCTCTAATAGTTATATCTTTACCTTCAGTTAATTTTTCTTTATCCTTGTCATCTCTCACTAAAGTTACAAGGTCAGCATATGCTAATCCATCTTTATCATATATTCTGTAAACTTCTTTAAATCCTGGGTTTGATATTTTAATAATATCTTCTGATAATTTTATAACTGGCTCTTTATCTATCTCTACAATTTTGTATACTCCACCAAAACAAGGATTTGATTTGCTAACTGCTATCTCATCTCCAACACCATAGACATCAGCACAAACTCCTTGCTCTCTCAATGATCTTATTAATTCCTCGTTTAGTGAGTTAGTAAGGAAAATTTTAGCCTTCTTCAATCCTGCTTCATCAAGTAAAGCTCTACATTTTTTAGATAGATATGCTAAGTCTCCAGAATCTATTCTAACTCCATAAATCCCATTGTATGAATCATCTATTCCACAAGCTTTAAATGAATCTATCGCATTTTTTATACCTATTCCTAAAGTATTGTATGTATCTATAAGAAGTACTAAAGCATTTGATTTTCTATTTCTTCTATGTTTAATGAAAGTATCAAAAGCTTCTCTTTCAGCATGACTTCCAACACCAAAAGTTTGTATATATGAGTGAGCCATAGTTCCTATACTTGGAATACCATATTTATATTCTGTTACTAAGTTTGAATGACTTGTACAACCACCTATAACTGCTGCTTTATTTCCTGCAACTGCACTATCAAAACCATGTGCTCTTCTGCTTCCAAATGATGATACTTGCACTGGATAAGCTGCTCTTGTTACTCTTGATGCTTTAGTAGCTATTGCCATTTGCATATTGATTATATTTAAAATAGGTGTTTCTAAAATTTTAGCTTGAATTAATGGAGCTTTAATTGTTATTACTGGTTCATTAGGATATGCTATCTCTCCATCTCTCATAGCATACATGTCCCCAGTGAATTTTATTTTTGAAAGATATTCTACTAAATGTTCCTCGTGAATAAGTTTAGAAAAATACATTCTCTTCTCCTCTTCACTTGTATTATTCATAATCTCAATTAGATTGACTACCTCTTGTACTCCTGAAACAACTGCAAATCCACCATCTTCAGTCTTTCTAAAAAACACATCAAAAACAGCTTCTTTTTCTTCCATATGTTCCATTAAAAAAATATCACTTTCTGTGTATTGATATCTATCTGAGTTTATAACTTTTGCAAACTCTGTTAAAACAATTTCCTTATCCATATTTTTATTACCTCTTCTCTTTATTTTAATTTAATTTCATACATTTTATCTTAATAATTATATCATTTATTTTTTGTTTTTCCAAATTCTTATTGTAAAACTTGCAAAAATTCATAATTTGTAATAAAATTAATAAAAAATATGTTGAGGTGAAAGAATGAAAGCTGTTATTCAAAGAGTTAAATACTCTAGCGTTACTGTTGATGGAAAAAAAATAGGAGAGATTCAAAATGGACTTCTTGTTCTTTTAGGAGTTACTCATACAGATAGTGAAAAAGAAGTTAATTGGTTAGCAACTAAAATTAAAGATCTTAGAATTTTTGAAGATGAAGATGGAAAAATGAATCTAGGATTGGAAGATATTAAAGGAGAACTTTTAGTAATCTCTCAATTTACTCTATATGGAAACTGCATCAAAGGACGTCGTCCAGGGTTTACTGATGCTGCTAGACCTGATCTTGCAAAACCTCTTTATGAAAAATTCCTTGAAAAATGCAGAAGCTTTGGTATAAAAACTGAATGTGGAGAGTTTGGAGCAGATATGAAAGTTGAGCTTTTAAACGACGGACCTGTTACTTTAGTAATTGATACAAAGGATGTTGCTAATCTTAAATAGATGTAGCTACTCAGCTGTGTGTAAAGTTTATAAAAGATTGTCTAGTTCAAAGTTCAATTTTTATAATACTAGGTTATCTTTTAAAGTTCAGTTTTCAAAACTTATATTTTTAATATCAACTAGCCTTCAT is drawn from Fusobacterium varium and contains these coding sequences:
- a CDS encoding nicotinate phosphoribosyltransferase is translated as MDKEIVLTEFAKVINSDRYQYTESDIFLMEHMEEKEAVFDVFFRKTEDGGFAVVSGVQEVVNLIEIMNNTSEEEKRMYFSKLIHEEHLVEYLSKIKFTGDMYAMRDGEIAYPNEPVITIKAPLIQAKILETPILNIINMQMAIATKASRVTRAAYPVQVSSFGSRRAHGFDSAVAGNKAAVIGGCTSHSNLVTEYKYGIPSIGTMAHSYIQTFGVGSHAEREAFDTFIKHRRNRKSNALVLLIDTYNTLGIGIKNAIDSFKACGIDDSYNGIYGVRIDSGDLAYLSKKCRALLDEAGLKKAKIFLTNSLNEELIRSLREQGVCADVYGVGDEIAVSKSNPCFGGVYKIVEIDKEPVIKLSEDIIKISNPGFKEVYRIYDKDGLAYADLVTLVRDDKDKEKLTEGKDITIRDEKYEFKFSNLKSGEYSVKKLTREYVKSGEIVKDEYEKLFDVLGSQRYYLDSLEKISEERKRLENPHKYKVDLSEDLIKLKYDLIKTIKSEVTKNDSHSK
- a CDS encoding D-tyrosyl-tRNA(Tyr) deacylase encodes the protein MKAVIQRVKYSSVTVDGKKIGEIQNGLLVLLGVTHTDSEKEVNWLATKIKDLRIFEDEDGKMNLGLEDIKGELLVISQFTLYGNCIKGRRPGFTDAARPDLAKPLYEKFLEKCRSFGIKTECGEFGADMKVELLNDGPVTLVIDTKDVANLK